Proteins encoded in a region of the Syngnathus typhle isolate RoL2023-S1 ecotype Sweden linkage group LG20, RoL_Styp_1.0, whole genome shotgun sequence genome:
- the ripor2 gene encoding rho family-interacting cell polarization regulator 2 isoform X3 encodes MRNLSFEELLSAFFFKMERRVKTLSHVWMKRYGYYYSVSPRKPEIMATGMHSPGGPNGIIRSQSFAGFSTLQERRSRCNSFMGNSVAQKKPVSKPKKPQLSGHKGSGGGSAGSREPQPGRLEEIYTALKQGLDEYLEVHQAELDKLTMLMKDMKRNSRLGVLYDLDKQIKAIERYMRRLEFHISKVDELYEAFCIQSRLREGASRMKRAFTCSPSTKATKESIAEVNRRYKEYTENMSAFEGDLENLLGEFHIKMKGLAGFARLCPGDQYEIFMRYGRQRWKLKGRIEVNSRQSWDSDQMIFVPLISELINIKVTELKGLATHLLVGSVICETKELFTAMPQVVAVDINDLATIKLNLEVIWSPFDVEDLTLSSGNVSKAAALQRRVSIYSQGTPDTPTFQDPSFFSTLPDDVFEIGKRLSFAFSDASSPSPVPSSHSPALSNPEITVTPPDTDVCASPSRLRDGSIAEEDEDDQGDGGSGEEIGSGTSGSLEDSEWECTESQRIVRPPTVAPEDVFLDHAEHLKPVQLEQEDEDGGGNLTRQLVKRLTSEADGGGAEADQGLLAEGGLEDAIHGLLLTLEALTHRCRELQDMEQMVMRLEDLLKCRLSGHRRRSSNLSLTVESALESFDFLNTSDFDNDDSVAVVLAMPPTFDIDAGPIGEQAEARGHLSEALTEDTGVGNSVAGSALPLTTTTNDSLDTALATHLRYCRRLVQVLSNSVSPWRRRGVLIKMASQTALLEELAESIADHPGALSSLAQVVLGLAEHNGVLALWAECSGSSGLFHTTLERVAGHMTRRYQQTLSEKYPQNCQAVIPLVAREMVDANDLPESNGPWQEVVTVFQFHAYVVKHQVGDMETHLLHLAAEESFAERLGGGDISVLEEVPAWALWPHSTTLRTLASLLTAHDIIVNQAAADYLANAAAAPHAHFRNKALECYAEALSDAGVHSQRAACAALGCLQAAESVRVVAALCNAADEELRHVAIETLLTFGEEGRLAYEQLNTVPGEMIGLGVRRETAVATDF; translated from the exons GTGTGTCACCGCGCAAGCCGGAGATCATGGCCACCGGGATGCACTCACCGGGAGGGCCCAATGGGATCATCCGCAGTCAATCCTTCGCCGGCTTCAGCACCTTACAGGAGCGTCGCTCGCG GTGTAACTCATTCATGGGCAACTCGGTAGCGCAGAAGAAGCCGGTGTCCAAGCCCAAAAAGCCTCAACTGTCCGGCCACAAGgggagcggcggcggcagcgccgGCTCCAGAGAGCCTCAGCCCGGAAGACTGGAGGAGATCTACACCGCACTCAAACAAGGCCTAGA CGAATATCTGGAAGTGCACCAGGCCGAGTTGGACAAGCTGACCATGCTCATGAAGGACATGAAGAGGAACTCTCGTCTG GGCGTTCTCTACGATCTGGACAAG CAAATCAAAGCCATCGAGAGGTACATGAGACGGCTGGAGTTTCACATCAGCAAG GTGGACGAGTTGTACGAGGCCTTCTGCATTCAGAGTCGGCTCCGGGAAGGAGCCAGTCGCATGAAGCGGGCCTTCACCTGCTCGCCCTCCACCAAGGCCACCAAGGAGAGCATCGCCGAAGTCAACCGCCGCTACAAAGAATACACAGAG AACATGAGCGCGTTTGAGGGCGATCTGGAGAACCTGCTTGGGGAATTTCACATTAAGATGAAAG GTTTGGCAGGCTTTGCCCGTCTCTGTCCGGGAGACCAGTACGAG ATCTTCATGCGTTACGGTCGGCAGCGATGGAAACTGAAGGGGAGGATCGAGGTCAACTCCCGCCAGAGTTGGGACAGCGATCAGATGATCTTCGTGCCACTCATTAGCGAGCTGATTAACATCAAG GTGACGGAGCTGAAGGGTCTGGCCACCCACCTGCTGGTGGGTAGCGTCATCTGCGAGACCAAGGAGCTGTTCACCGCCATGCCGCAGGTGGTGGCCGTGGACATCAACGACCTGGCCACCATCAAACTCAACCTGGAGGTCATCTGGTC GCCCTTCGACGTGGAGGACCTGACACTCTCGTCGGGCAACGTGAGCAAGGCGGCAGCGCTGCAGAGACGGGTGTCCATCTACAGCCAGGGCACCCCGGACACGCCCACCTTCCAGGACCCCTCCTTCTTT TCGACTCTCCCGGACGACGTGTTTGAAATTGGCAAGCGTCTGTCCTTCGCCTTCTCGGACGCGTCCAGCCCCAGCCCGGTCCCCAGCTCCCACTCGCCGGCACTGTCCAATCCGGAGATCACTGTCACGCCGCCCGACACGGACGTGTGCGCCTCGCCCTCTAGGCTGCGGGACGGCTCCATTGccgaggaggacgaggatgaTCAGGGAGACGGTGGCAGCGGCGAGGAGATTGGTAGCGGGACAAGTGGCAGCCTGGAGGATTCTGAGTGGGAATGCACCGAGTCTCAGCGCATCGTACGCCCGCCCACCGTGGCGCCAGAGGACGTCTTCCTGGACCACGCTGAGCACCTCAAGCCTGTCCAGCTAGAACAAG AGGACGAGGACGGCGGCGGCAACCTAACACGGCAGCTGGTTAAGCGTCTGACGTCAGAGGCGGACGGGGGTGGCGCGGAGGCAGACCAAGGGCTGCTGGCGGAGGGCGGCCTGGAGGACGCCATCCACGGGCTGCTGCTGACGCTGGAGGCGCTGACGCACCGATGCCGAGAGCTGCAGGACATGGAGCAGATGGTTATGCGGCTGGAGGACCTCTTAAAG TGCCGCCTGTCGGGCCACAGGAGACGCTCGTCCAATCTCAGCCTGACGGTGGAGAGTGCACTGGAGAGCTTTGACTTCCTCAACACGTCCGATTTTGACAATGACGACTCGGTTGCCGTTGTCCTCGCCATGCCGCCGACGTTTGACATTGACGCTGGCCCAATCGG GGAGCAGGCGGAGGCGCGAGGCCACTTGAGTGAGGCGCTGACGGAGGACACAGGGGTGGGGAACAGCGTGGCCGGTAGCGCCCTGCCgcttaccaccaccaccaacgaCAGTCTGGACACCGCCCTCGCCACACACCTGCGCTACTGCCGACGACTTGTCCAG GTGTTGAGCAACAGCGTGAGCCCGTGGCGCCGTCGCGGCGTCCTCATCAAGATGGCGTCTCAAACGGCCCTCCTGGAGGAGCTGGCCGAGAGCATCGCGGACCACCCGGGGGCGCTGTCATCTCTGGCCCAGG TGGTGCTGGGCCTGGCAGAGCACAACGGGGTGCTGGCGCTATGGGCAGAGTGCAGCGGTTCTTCTGGACTCTTCCACACCACGCTGGAACGAGTGGCCGGTCACATGACGCGGCGCTACCAGCAAACACTATCAGAGAAATACCCGCAAAACTGCCAAGCAG TGATCCCTTTGGTGGCGCGCGAGATGGTGGACGCAAACGACCTTCCCGAGTCAAACGGCCCGTGGCAGGAGGTCGTGACCGTTTTCCAGTTTCATGCGTACGTGGTGAAACATCAAGTTGGCGACATGGAGACACACCTGCTGCACTTGGCCGCAGAAG AGTCATTTGCGGAGCGCCTGGGAGGTGGAGATATTTCGGTGCTGGAAGAGGTGCCGGCCTGGGCCCTGTGGCCCCACAGCACCACTCTGAGGACGCTGGCCTCGCTGCTAACCGCCCACGACATCATTGTGAACCAGGCGGCCGCCGACTACCTTGCCAACGCAGCCGCCGCGCCGCATGCCCATTTTAGAAACAAG GCGCTGGAGTGTTACGCAGAGGCGCTGTCTGATGCAGGTGTCCACAGCCAGAGAGCGGCGTGCGCTGCGCTCGGTTGCCTACAG GCGGCGGAGAGCGTCCGAGTCGTGGCGGCGCTGTGCAACGCGGCTGACGAGGAGCTGCGCCACGTCGCCATAGAAACGCTCCTCACCTTTG
- the ripor2 gene encoding rho family-interacting cell polarization regulator 2 isoform X6 gives MDGWKFTAAKQARALLILTNCSPKKGVSPRKPEIMATGMHSPGGPNGIIRSQSFAGFSTLQERRSRCNSFMGNSVAQKKPVSKPKKPQLSGHKGSGGGSAGSREPQPGRLEEIYTALKQGLDEYLEVHQAELDKLTMLMKDMKRNSRLGVLYDLDKQIKAIERYMRRLEFHISKVDELYEAFCIQSRLREGASRMKRAFTCSPSTKATKESIAEVNRRYKEYTENMSAFEGDLENLLGEFHIKMKGLAGFARLCPGDQYEIFMRYGRQRWKLKGRIEVNSRQSWDSDQMIFVPLISELINIKVTELKGLATHLLVGSVICETKELFTAMPQVVAVDINDLATIKLNLEVIWSPFDVEDLTLSSGNVSKAAALQRRVSIYSQGTPDTPTFQDPSFFSTLPDDVFEIGKRLSFAFSDASSPSPVPSSHSPALSNPEITVTPPDTDVCASPSRLRDGSIAEEDEDDQGDGGSGEEIGSGTSGSLEDSEWECTESQRIVRPPTVAPEDVFLDHAEHLKPVQLEQEDEDGGGNLTRQLVKRLTSEADGGGAEADQGLLAEGGLEDAIHGLLLTLEALTHRCRELQDMEQMVMRLEDLLKCRLSGHRRRSSNLSLTVESALESFDFLNTSDFDNDDSVAVVLAMPPTFDIDAGPIGEQAEARGHLSEALTEDTGVGNSVAGSALPLTTTTNDSLDTALATHLRYCRRLVQVLSNSVSPWRRRGVLIKMASQTALLEELAESIADHPGALSSLAQVVLGLAEHNGVLALWAECSGSSGLFHTTLERVAGHMTRRYQQTLSEKYPQNCQAVIPLVAREMVDANDLPESNGPWQEVVTVFQFHAYVVKHQVGDMETHLLHLAAEESFAERLGGGDISVLEEVPAWALWPHSTTLRTLASLLTAHDIIVNQAAADYLANAAAAPHAHFRNKALECYAEALSDAGVHSQRAACAALGCLQAAESVRVVAALCNAADEELRHVAIETLLTFGEEGRLAYEQLNTVPGEMIGLGVRRETAVATDF, from the exons GTGTGTCACCGCGCAAGCCGGAGATCATGGCCACCGGGATGCACTCACCGGGAGGGCCCAATGGGATCATCCGCAGTCAATCCTTCGCCGGCTTCAGCACCTTACAGGAGCGTCGCTCGCG GTGTAACTCATTCATGGGCAACTCGGTAGCGCAGAAGAAGCCGGTGTCCAAGCCCAAAAAGCCTCAACTGTCCGGCCACAAGgggagcggcggcggcagcgccgGCTCCAGAGAGCCTCAGCCCGGAAGACTGGAGGAGATCTACACCGCACTCAAACAAGGCCTAGA CGAATATCTGGAAGTGCACCAGGCCGAGTTGGACAAGCTGACCATGCTCATGAAGGACATGAAGAGGAACTCTCGTCTG GGCGTTCTCTACGATCTGGACAAG CAAATCAAAGCCATCGAGAGGTACATGAGACGGCTGGAGTTTCACATCAGCAAG GTGGACGAGTTGTACGAGGCCTTCTGCATTCAGAGTCGGCTCCGGGAAGGAGCCAGTCGCATGAAGCGGGCCTTCACCTGCTCGCCCTCCACCAAGGCCACCAAGGAGAGCATCGCCGAAGTCAACCGCCGCTACAAAGAATACACAGAG AACATGAGCGCGTTTGAGGGCGATCTGGAGAACCTGCTTGGGGAATTTCACATTAAGATGAAAG GTTTGGCAGGCTTTGCCCGTCTCTGTCCGGGAGACCAGTACGAG ATCTTCATGCGTTACGGTCGGCAGCGATGGAAACTGAAGGGGAGGATCGAGGTCAACTCCCGCCAGAGTTGGGACAGCGATCAGATGATCTTCGTGCCACTCATTAGCGAGCTGATTAACATCAAG GTGACGGAGCTGAAGGGTCTGGCCACCCACCTGCTGGTGGGTAGCGTCATCTGCGAGACCAAGGAGCTGTTCACCGCCATGCCGCAGGTGGTGGCCGTGGACATCAACGACCTGGCCACCATCAAACTCAACCTGGAGGTCATCTGGTC GCCCTTCGACGTGGAGGACCTGACACTCTCGTCGGGCAACGTGAGCAAGGCGGCAGCGCTGCAGAGACGGGTGTCCATCTACAGCCAGGGCACCCCGGACACGCCCACCTTCCAGGACCCCTCCTTCTTT TCGACTCTCCCGGACGACGTGTTTGAAATTGGCAAGCGTCTGTCCTTCGCCTTCTCGGACGCGTCCAGCCCCAGCCCGGTCCCCAGCTCCCACTCGCCGGCACTGTCCAATCCGGAGATCACTGTCACGCCGCCCGACACGGACGTGTGCGCCTCGCCCTCTAGGCTGCGGGACGGCTCCATTGccgaggaggacgaggatgaTCAGGGAGACGGTGGCAGCGGCGAGGAGATTGGTAGCGGGACAAGTGGCAGCCTGGAGGATTCTGAGTGGGAATGCACCGAGTCTCAGCGCATCGTACGCCCGCCCACCGTGGCGCCAGAGGACGTCTTCCTGGACCACGCTGAGCACCTCAAGCCTGTCCAGCTAGAACAAG AGGACGAGGACGGCGGCGGCAACCTAACACGGCAGCTGGTTAAGCGTCTGACGTCAGAGGCGGACGGGGGTGGCGCGGAGGCAGACCAAGGGCTGCTGGCGGAGGGCGGCCTGGAGGACGCCATCCACGGGCTGCTGCTGACGCTGGAGGCGCTGACGCACCGATGCCGAGAGCTGCAGGACATGGAGCAGATGGTTATGCGGCTGGAGGACCTCTTAAAG TGCCGCCTGTCGGGCCACAGGAGACGCTCGTCCAATCTCAGCCTGACGGTGGAGAGTGCACTGGAGAGCTTTGACTTCCTCAACACGTCCGATTTTGACAATGACGACTCGGTTGCCGTTGTCCTCGCCATGCCGCCGACGTTTGACATTGACGCTGGCCCAATCGG GGAGCAGGCGGAGGCGCGAGGCCACTTGAGTGAGGCGCTGACGGAGGACACAGGGGTGGGGAACAGCGTGGCCGGTAGCGCCCTGCCgcttaccaccaccaccaacgaCAGTCTGGACACCGCCCTCGCCACACACCTGCGCTACTGCCGACGACTTGTCCAG GTGTTGAGCAACAGCGTGAGCCCGTGGCGCCGTCGCGGCGTCCTCATCAAGATGGCGTCTCAAACGGCCCTCCTGGAGGAGCTGGCCGAGAGCATCGCGGACCACCCGGGGGCGCTGTCATCTCTGGCCCAGG TGGTGCTGGGCCTGGCAGAGCACAACGGGGTGCTGGCGCTATGGGCAGAGTGCAGCGGTTCTTCTGGACTCTTCCACACCACGCTGGAACGAGTGGCCGGTCACATGACGCGGCGCTACCAGCAAACACTATCAGAGAAATACCCGCAAAACTGCCAAGCAG TGATCCCTTTGGTGGCGCGCGAGATGGTGGACGCAAACGACCTTCCCGAGTCAAACGGCCCGTGGCAGGAGGTCGTGACCGTTTTCCAGTTTCATGCGTACGTGGTGAAACATCAAGTTGGCGACATGGAGACACACCTGCTGCACTTGGCCGCAGAAG AGTCATTTGCGGAGCGCCTGGGAGGTGGAGATATTTCGGTGCTGGAAGAGGTGCCGGCCTGGGCCCTGTGGCCCCACAGCACCACTCTGAGGACGCTGGCCTCGCTGCTAACCGCCCACGACATCATTGTGAACCAGGCGGCCGCCGACTACCTTGCCAACGCAGCCGCCGCGCCGCATGCCCATTTTAGAAACAAG GCGCTGGAGTGTTACGCAGAGGCGCTGTCTGATGCAGGTGTCCACAGCCAGAGAGCGGCGTGCGCTGCGCTCGGTTGCCTACAG GCGGCGGAGAGCGTCCGAGTCGTGGCGGCGCTGTGCAACGCGGCTGACGAGGAGCTGCGCCACGTCGCCATAGAAACGCTCCTCACCTTTG
- the ripor2 gene encoding rho family-interacting cell polarization regulator 2 isoform X2, with product MAFTHARSYSRELSFTSMDGSRGSALGRVAVRGRWMGLGHGFYARPVLFYGSLFDFHGWKSTRPHACVSPRKPEIMATGMHSPGGPNGIIRSQSFAGFSTLQERRSRCNSFMGNSVAQKKPVSKPKKPQLSGHKGSGGGSAGSREPQPGRLEEIYTALKQGLDEYLEVHQAELDKLTMLMKDMKRNSRLGVLYDLDKQIKAIERYMRRLEFHISKVDELYEAFCIQSRLREGASRMKRAFTCSPSTKATKESIAEVNRRYKEYTENMSAFEGDLENLLGEFHIKMKGLAGFARLCPGDQYEIFMRYGRQRWKLKGRIEVNSRQSWDSDQMIFVPLISELINIKVTELKGLATHLLVGSVICETKELFTAMPQVVAVDINDLATIKLNLEVIWSPFDVEDLTLSSGNVSKAAALQRRVSIYSQGTPDTPTFQDPSFFSTLPDDVFEIGKRLSFAFSDASSPSPVPSSHSPALSNPEITVTPPDTDVCASPSRLRDGSIAEEDEDDQGDGGSGEEIGSGTSGSLEDSEWECTESQRIVRPPTVAPEDVFLDHAEHLKPVQLEQEDEDGGGNLTRQLVKRLTSEADGGGAEADQGLLAEGGLEDAIHGLLLTLEALTHRCRELQDMEQMVMRLEDLLKCRLSGHRRRSSNLSLTVESALESFDFLNTSDFDNDDSVAVVLAMPPTFDIDAGPIGEQAEARGHLSEALTEDTGVGNSVAGSALPLTTTTNDSLDTALATHLRYCRRLVQVLSNSVSPWRRRGVLIKMASQTALLEELAESIADHPGALSSLAQVVLGLAEHNGVLALWAECSGSSGLFHTTLERVAGHMTRRYQQTLSEKYPQNCQAVIPLVAREMVDANDLPESNGPWQEVVTVFQFHAYVVKHQVGDMETHLLHLAAEESFAERLGGGDISVLEEVPAWALWPHSTTLRTLASLLTAHDIIVNQAAADYLANAAAAPHAHFRNKALECYAEALSDAGVHSQRAACAALGCLQAAESVRVVAALCNAADEELRHVAIETLLTFGQSKSQWCPCSRARRAV from the exons GTGTGTCACCGCGCAAGCCGGAGATCATGGCCACCGGGATGCACTCACCGGGAGGGCCCAATGGGATCATCCGCAGTCAATCCTTCGCCGGCTTCAGCACCTTACAGGAGCGTCGCTCGCG GTGTAACTCATTCATGGGCAACTCGGTAGCGCAGAAGAAGCCGGTGTCCAAGCCCAAAAAGCCTCAACTGTCCGGCCACAAGgggagcggcggcggcagcgccgGCTCCAGAGAGCCTCAGCCCGGAAGACTGGAGGAGATCTACACCGCACTCAAACAAGGCCTAGA CGAATATCTGGAAGTGCACCAGGCCGAGTTGGACAAGCTGACCATGCTCATGAAGGACATGAAGAGGAACTCTCGTCTG GGCGTTCTCTACGATCTGGACAAG CAAATCAAAGCCATCGAGAGGTACATGAGACGGCTGGAGTTTCACATCAGCAAG GTGGACGAGTTGTACGAGGCCTTCTGCATTCAGAGTCGGCTCCGGGAAGGAGCCAGTCGCATGAAGCGGGCCTTCACCTGCTCGCCCTCCACCAAGGCCACCAAGGAGAGCATCGCCGAAGTCAACCGCCGCTACAAAGAATACACAGAG AACATGAGCGCGTTTGAGGGCGATCTGGAGAACCTGCTTGGGGAATTTCACATTAAGATGAAAG GTTTGGCAGGCTTTGCCCGTCTCTGTCCGGGAGACCAGTACGAG ATCTTCATGCGTTACGGTCGGCAGCGATGGAAACTGAAGGGGAGGATCGAGGTCAACTCCCGCCAGAGTTGGGACAGCGATCAGATGATCTTCGTGCCACTCATTAGCGAGCTGATTAACATCAAG GTGACGGAGCTGAAGGGTCTGGCCACCCACCTGCTGGTGGGTAGCGTCATCTGCGAGACCAAGGAGCTGTTCACCGCCATGCCGCAGGTGGTGGCCGTGGACATCAACGACCTGGCCACCATCAAACTCAACCTGGAGGTCATCTGGTC GCCCTTCGACGTGGAGGACCTGACACTCTCGTCGGGCAACGTGAGCAAGGCGGCAGCGCTGCAGAGACGGGTGTCCATCTACAGCCAGGGCACCCCGGACACGCCCACCTTCCAGGACCCCTCCTTCTTT TCGACTCTCCCGGACGACGTGTTTGAAATTGGCAAGCGTCTGTCCTTCGCCTTCTCGGACGCGTCCAGCCCCAGCCCGGTCCCCAGCTCCCACTCGCCGGCACTGTCCAATCCGGAGATCACTGTCACGCCGCCCGACACGGACGTGTGCGCCTCGCCCTCTAGGCTGCGGGACGGCTCCATTGccgaggaggacgaggatgaTCAGGGAGACGGTGGCAGCGGCGAGGAGATTGGTAGCGGGACAAGTGGCAGCCTGGAGGATTCTGAGTGGGAATGCACCGAGTCTCAGCGCATCGTACGCCCGCCCACCGTGGCGCCAGAGGACGTCTTCCTGGACCACGCTGAGCACCTCAAGCCTGTCCAGCTAGAACAAG AGGACGAGGACGGCGGCGGCAACCTAACACGGCAGCTGGTTAAGCGTCTGACGTCAGAGGCGGACGGGGGTGGCGCGGAGGCAGACCAAGGGCTGCTGGCGGAGGGCGGCCTGGAGGACGCCATCCACGGGCTGCTGCTGACGCTGGAGGCGCTGACGCACCGATGCCGAGAGCTGCAGGACATGGAGCAGATGGTTATGCGGCTGGAGGACCTCTTAAAG TGCCGCCTGTCGGGCCACAGGAGACGCTCGTCCAATCTCAGCCTGACGGTGGAGAGTGCACTGGAGAGCTTTGACTTCCTCAACACGTCCGATTTTGACAATGACGACTCGGTTGCCGTTGTCCTCGCCATGCCGCCGACGTTTGACATTGACGCTGGCCCAATCGG GGAGCAGGCGGAGGCGCGAGGCCACTTGAGTGAGGCGCTGACGGAGGACACAGGGGTGGGGAACAGCGTGGCCGGTAGCGCCCTGCCgcttaccaccaccaccaacgaCAGTCTGGACACCGCCCTCGCCACACACCTGCGCTACTGCCGACGACTTGTCCAG GTGTTGAGCAACAGCGTGAGCCCGTGGCGCCGTCGCGGCGTCCTCATCAAGATGGCGTCTCAAACGGCCCTCCTGGAGGAGCTGGCCGAGAGCATCGCGGACCACCCGGGGGCGCTGTCATCTCTGGCCCAGG TGGTGCTGGGCCTGGCAGAGCACAACGGGGTGCTGGCGCTATGGGCAGAGTGCAGCGGTTCTTCTGGACTCTTCCACACCACGCTGGAACGAGTGGCCGGTCACATGACGCGGCGCTACCAGCAAACACTATCAGAGAAATACCCGCAAAACTGCCAAGCAG TGATCCCTTTGGTGGCGCGCGAGATGGTGGACGCAAACGACCTTCCCGAGTCAAACGGCCCGTGGCAGGAGGTCGTGACCGTTTTCCAGTTTCATGCGTACGTGGTGAAACATCAAGTTGGCGACATGGAGACACACCTGCTGCACTTGGCCGCAGAAG AGTCATTTGCGGAGCGCCTGGGAGGTGGAGATATTTCGGTGCTGGAAGAGGTGCCGGCCTGGGCCCTGTGGCCCCACAGCACCACTCTGAGGACGCTGGCCTCGCTGCTAACCGCCCACGACATCATTGTGAACCAGGCGGCCGCCGACTACCTTGCCAACGCAGCCGCCGCGCCGCATGCCCATTTTAGAAACAAG GCGCTGGAGTGTTACGCAGAGGCGCTGTCTGATGCAGGTGTCCACAGCCAGAGAGCGGCGTGCGCTGCGCTCGGTTGCCTACAG GCGGCGGAGAGCGTCCGAGTCGTGGCGGCGCTGTGCAACGCGGCTGACGAGGAGCTGCGCCACGTCGCCATAGAAACGCTCCTCACCTTTGGTCAGTCCAAGAGTCAGTGGTGCCCTTGTAGTCGG